In a genomic window of Pelodiscus sinensis isolate JC-2024 unplaced genomic scaffold, ASM4963464v1 ctg40, whole genome shotgun sequence:
- the LOC142825179 gene encoding stonustoxin subunit alpha-like, translating to MDVKEQTQPRTECEIIASDTIEDKASALNVTASLKTSFLGGWVEVSGSAKYLNDTKTSKQQARVTLQYLTTTRFEELTMSHLGAENVTYHAVFEQGTATHVVTAVLYGAQAFFVFDREVSSSESVQEIAGTLQIAIKKLPTFSVEGAGSLKMDEKDKLNADKFNCKYHGDFALEKNPTNFQDAITIYSTLPKLLGEFGENAVPMRVWLYPLTKLDSRAAQLVHEISLTLISDVQTAMEDLAELDMRCNDMGKNPIARTFPEIQRKVQQFQGLCKQHRQTFQKKLAGLLPSIRGGGKEEGALVDILSRNNLSPFNTQKLNEFLDTKEREMNYVNSYLSALKNIEVVSSQTELEKIVLDPGLDFVVSFTFTSLYDEEPYLSDLHLWLHTQSIKDTQDPAPATSVSEEPKSKAWYEETEIRKKAREAAKCISDFAHANESNGKTRFIVASVPDKANPGASIYLYGDGELLSTNFQPPSKPLPPSCDEVRQECVQLTLKPSACGRAEICGYWAEYRLFGQENWAAVNVSNTQETLTVTGLRPNTQYQFRYAAVSKPGLSESSDVSDTVKTLPPTSPPGKPVALTVVSSALALTWESPCVIGDGVSISEYKVEYREESGEDKWLEQKIGNKTESYTIDGLRPQTDYRFRVSAVCADGAVSDPSEEIRISTLKKETLALDPATAHPELVLSADLRSMSRGDKSQALPHNPGRFDYLLCVLGSEGFTSGKHSWLVKVEGGPTRNWAVGVARESVQRKKEVGFTPEGGFWVVQKWGSARDYLAHTSPVTRLSLSREPIRIRVSLDYEGGLVAFHYADDLAPVFTFHQASFKGEKIFPFLWVWGSGFQLTLCP from the exons ATGGATGTAAAGGAACAAACACAGCCCAGGACTGAATGTGAGATCATTGCATCTGACACCATTGAGGACAAGGCCAGCGCCCTCAATGTCACGGCATCGCTCAAGACCAGTTTCCTTGGGGGCTGGGTTGAAGTAAGTGGATCTGCCAAATACTTAAATGACACCAAAACATCCAAACAACAGGCCCGAGTCACTCTCCAGTACTTGACCACAACAAGGTTTGAGGAATTAACGATGAGCCATTTAGGAGCAGAAAACGTCACTTATCATGCTGTGTTTGAGCAAGGCACGGCCACCCACGTGGTCACGGCTGTGCTGTATGGCGCCCAGGCTTTCTTCGTGTTCGATCGAGAAGTTTCTTCTTCTGAGAGTGTGCAAGAGATCGCAGGAACACTCCAGATTGCAATTAAAAAGTTACCCACGTTTTctgtagaaggggcagggtctctcaAAATGGATGAAAAAGACAAATTAAATGCTGACAAATTTAATTGCAAGTACCACGGTGATTTTGCTCTTGAGAAAAATCCAACTAATTTCCAAGATGCAATAACCATTTATTCCACCCTTCCAAAGTTGCTGGGTGAGTTTGGGGAGAACGCTGTACCCATGAGAGTCTGGCTGTACCCTCTGACCAAGCTGGATTCCAGAGCTGCTCAGCTGGTGCATGAGATCAGCTTAACGCTGATTTCTGATGTTCAGACTGCAATGGAGGACCTGGCAGAACTGGACATGCGATGCAACGACATGGGGAAGAATCCGATTGCCAGAACCTTCCCTGAAATCCAGAGGAAAGTCCAACAGTTCCAAGGTCTGTGTAAGCAACACAGACAGACTTTCCAGAAAAAGCTGGCAGGACTCTTACCCTCCATCCGtggtggggggaaagaggaaggggccCTGGTGGACATTCTGTCACGCAATAATCTTTCACCATTCAACACTCAGAAACTCAATGAATTCCTGGACACAAAGGAGCGAGAGATGAATTATGTGAATTCCTATCTCAGTGCCCTAAAGAATATAGAAGTGGTGTCCTCCCAGACTGAGCTAGAGAAAATAGTGCTGGACCCTGGGCTTGACTTTGTCGTTTCTTTTACTTTTACCTCCTTATACGACGAGGAGCCATATTTATCAGATTTACATCTCTGGCTTCACACCCAGTCTATCAAGGACACTCAGGATCCTGCACCAGCCACTTCTGTCAGTGAGGAACCAAAATCCAAAGCCTGGTATGAGGAAACGGAAATACGTAAAAAAGCTCGAGAAGCTGCAAAGTGCATCTCTGACTTTGCCCATGCCAATGAATCTAACGGGAAGACCCGGTTCATTGTGGCCTCTGTTCCAGACAAGGCCAATCCAGGCGCTTCCATTTACCTGTATGGGGATGGAGAGCTGCTCAGCACCAACTTCCAGCCTCCATCAAAGCCTCTTCCTCCATCATGTGATGAAGTCAGACAGGAGTGTGTGCAGCTCACGCTGAAACCGTCAGCCTGTGGCAGGGCTGAGATATGCGGCTACTGGGCAGAGTACAGACTTTTCGGGCAGGAGAACTGGGCAGCTGTGAATGTCAGTAACACACAAGAGACACTCACAGTCACAGGGCTCCGCCCAAACACCCAGTACCAGTTCCGATATGCGGCCGTGAGCAAACCAGGGCTCAGCGAAAGCAGCGACGTGAGCGACACAGTGAAGACGCTTCCTCCTACCAGCCCCCCTGGGAAACCTGTAGCACTGACTGTAGTATCATCTGCCCTTGCTCTTACCTGGGAGAGTCCATGTGTCATTGGAGATGGAGTCAGTATAAGTGAGTACAAGGTGGAATACAGAGAGGAGTCTGGAGAAGACAAATGGCTGGaacaaaagataggaaacaaaactGAGTCCTACACCATTGATGGACTGAGGCCACAAACAGACTACAGATTCCGGGTGTCAGCCGTGTGTGCAGACGGAGCTGTGAGTGACCCGAGTGAGGAGATTCGCATCTCAACACTAAAGAAAG AGACTCTGGCTCTGGATCCAGCCACGGCACATCCTGAGCTTGTCCTGTCTGCAGACCTGAGAAGCATGAGCCGGGGAGACAAGAGCCAGGCATTGCCTCACAATCCAGGGAGATTTGATTATTTGCTCTGTGTGCTGGGCTCTGAGGGCTTCACCTCGGGGAAACATTCCTGGTTGGTGAAGGTGGAGGGAGGACCCACCAGaaactgggctgtgggggtggctaGGGAGTCTGTGCAGAGGAAGAAAGAGGTTGGCTTCACTCCCGAGGGGGGGTTCTGGGTGGTGCAGAAGTGGGGCAGTGCCAGAGACTACCTGGCTCACACCTCCCCTGTCACCCGCCTGTCCTTGAGCAGAGAACCCATCAGGATCCGGGTCTCTCTGGACTATGAAGGGGGGTTGGTGGCATTTCATTATGCTGATGACCTGGCCCCAGTTTTCACTTTCCACCAGGCCTCTTTCAAGGGGGAGAAAATCTTCCCTTTCCTCTGGGTGTGGGGCTCAGGATTCCAGCTGACCCTCTGCCCCTGA